One genomic region from Pecten maximus chromosome 5, xPecMax1.1, whole genome shotgun sequence encodes:
- the LOC117327929 gene encoding amino acid transporter AVT1I-like, translated as MSTENLIHRERGLTIPSTAVFIAGDVAGTGILALSKAVEDIGWAGLILMLVFALVSTYTGILLGEAWAMAASIYDDCKGHLQDPYQLLGAKTYGKIGRYVVSTSLHVSMFGTAIVFLLISADNIEILSLALGHDISFCFWLLIIAGCLVPLSWFGTPKDFWLIGYGATTATAVAAILIVISIGLDVPDHLSVHHLNADFKNILVAFGTLSFAFGGHSCFLTFQMDMKREKDFKTAVILGYIIVLLMYVPVTSIGYFVYGSDLQPNVLNNLPIGTLSYIVLVMITLHIILAFTIVLSPTIQDVELALNVPKEFTWKRCVVRFIIVACVLFIAETIPKFSYLLALLGGSSFTVTDFICPTLLYMKMCKIKTEYQASLINDTSLEIQAAWSKPKQLLPLWKKVLNYIIIGLGTLAGLAASVSAIINIVSPDSLSMPCYASFA; from the exons ATGTCAACTGAAAATCTA ATCCACAGGGAAAGGGGATTGACCATTCCGTCCACCGCCGTGTTCATTGCCGGAGATGTTGCAGGTACAGGGATACTGGCCCTATCAAAGGCTGTGGAAGATATAG GATGGGCTGGGCTTATATTGATGTTGGTGTTTGCGTTGGTGTCGACGTATACGGGTATTCTCCTTGGCGAGGCGTGGGCTATGGCGGCCTCCATATATGATGACTGTAAAGGACATTTACAAGATCCTTATCAGCTTCTCGGAGCAAAAACTTACGGAAAAATTGGCAG ATATGTTGTGTCCACAAGCCTGCACGTGTCCATGTTTGGAACAGCTATTGTGTTTCTCCTCATATCTGCCGACAACATAGAGATCCTGTCCTTAGCTCTGGGACACGACATCTCCTTCTGTTTCTGGTTATTGATAATTGCCGGATGTTTGGTCCCTCTGTCTTGGTTCGGAACGCCGAAGGATTTCTG GTTGATCGGCTATGGGGCCACAACAGCCACTGCTGTAGCTGCCATTCTTATTGTCATCAGTATTGGCCTAGATGTCCCGGATCATCTGTCTGTTCACCACCTAAACGCTGATTTCAAGAATATTTTGGTTGCATTTGGAACCCTTTCTTTCGCATTTGGAGGTCACTCTTGCTTTCTCACTTTCCAAATGGATATGAAGCGAGAAAAGGATTTCAAAACGGCAGTAATTTTAGGATATATCA TTGTGTTACTGATGTATGTACCTGTCACGTCGATCGGCTATTTTGTGTACGGATCAGACCTGCAGCCTAATGTGCTGAACAACCTACCGATCGGAACACTGTCCTACATCGTGCTAGTGATGATCACCTTACATATCATCCTAGCTTTTACCATCGTTCTAAGTCCGACCATTCAGGACGTGGAACTGGCGCTTAATGTGCCTAAGG AATTCACATGGAAAAGATGTGTTGTGAGATTCATCATAGTTGCGTGCGTTTTGTTCATTGCTGAAACCATACCAAAATTCAGCTATCTGCTTGCATTGCTTGGTGGATCTTCATTTACAGTAACCGATTTCATATGCCCAACACTATTATACATGAAGatgtgtaaaataaaaactgaatatCAAGCTTCATTAATCAATGATACTAGTCTGGAAATACAGGCAGCTTGGAGTAAACCAAAACA GTTATTACCATTGTGGAAGAAGGTACTTAACTACATAATAATTGGACTCGGAACGCTGGCCGGACTAGCTGCCTCGGTGTCTGCCATTATAAACATTGTCAGTCCGGACTCATTATCGATGCCTTGCTACGCCAGCTTTGCCTGA
- the LOC117327932 gene encoding malonyl-CoA decarboxylase, mitochondrial-like isoform X1, which produces MSKLLALRVLVNMGSTTKRLLAIKTHLKYMPGITITVPRCRSMNGGSDPSTVQDAESTSRFLESVFNSPEISVLSSEAKCHRFVKHYNDLNAEEKLIFLKVLSQQYSVNQDNVLLAAKGVTTAQGRGEAALLNSEERLRSVLVPRYQQLFQKIGRIEGGVKFLVNMRADILTRASTIHCEKEFARLKVLQSSIRELLTFWFSVGFLKLQRITWESSCDMVQKISDYEAVHPIRNWADLKRRVGTYRRCFVFTHKSMPKEPVVVLHTALTQDISTTIHSIIRTPSLGHVRQEVESPPAVEMEVESQAEEPSKISAAVFYSITSTQKGLQSVDLGNYLIKKAVQELQVEFPSIQKFSSLSPIPGFKDWLIMEINKSQKAESLSECVDQPLLYQSEIEKLREIVEPENANMMTVLKGVLQNHTWVSNEHVCQVLEGPLTRLCARYLYTEKRRGYALNPVANFHLSNGAVLWRINWLGDMSMRGINQSCGMMVNYRYFLESTEENSRRYLELREITASEEVKEWATLTL; this is translated from the exons cATCTGAAATACATGCCAGGCATAACCATTACAGTTCCCCGATGCCGAAGTATGAATGGCGGGAGTGACCCGTCAACTGTACAGGATGCCGAAAGCACCTCCAGATTTTTAGAATCTGTGTTCAATTCTCCTGAAATCAGTGTTTTATCTTCAGAG GCTAAATGTCACAGGTTTGTCAAACACTACAATGACCTTAATGCAGAGGAGAAATTGATATTCCTAAAAGTCTTGTCACAGCAGTACAGTGTGAACCAGGACAATGTTTTGCTAGCTGCAAAAGGAGTCACCACAGCACAG GGAAGAGGGGAAGCAGCTTTACTGAACTCGGAGGAGAGGTTACGCAGCGTTCTCGTACCTCGTTACCAACAGCTGTTCCAAAAGATTGGCAGGATTGAGGGCGGAGTCAAATTTCTAGTCAACATGAGAGCAGACATACTG ACCAGAGCCTCAACGATCCACTGTGAGAAGGAGTTTGCTAGACTGAAGGTACTACAAAGCTCTATCAGGGAATTGTTGACATTCTGGTTCTCAGTTGGATTTCTCAAGCTGCAACGTATCACATGGGAGTCGTCTTGTGACATGGTTCAGAAG ATTTCAGATTATGAAGCTGTCCACCCAATAAGAAACTGGGCTGACCTGAAACGACGTGTAGGCACATATCGTAGATGTTTTGTCTTCACACACAAGAGCATGCCCAAGGAACCAGTTGTGGTTCTACACACAGCTCTCACACAAGACATATCCACAACAATACAT tCCATCATTCGTACACCATCTCTAGGCCATGTCAGACAAGAGGTTGAGAGTCCTCCTGCAGTTGAAATGGAGGTTGAGTCTCAGGCAGAGGAACCATCAAAAATATCTGCTGCTGTGTTCTACTCCATCACCTCTACACAAAAAG GTTTACAAAGTGTTGACCTAGGTAATTATCTAATCAAAAAAGCAGTTCAAGAACTTCAAGTGGAGTTTCCATCAATCCAAAAGTTTTCCAGCCTTTCTCCCATACCTGGTTTCAAGGACTGGCTTATTATGGAGATCAACAAGTCTCAGAAAGCTGAAA GTCTGTCTGAATGTGTAGACCAACCGCTGTTGTACCAGTCAGAAATTGAGAAACTACGTGAAATTGTGGAACCAGAGAATGCTAACATGATGACTGTATTAAAGGGAGTATTACAAAATCACACCTGGGTGTCTAATGAACATGTGTGTCAGGTTTTAGAAGGACCTTTAACACGACTTTGTGCTCGGTATCTGTACACAGAAAAACGACGAGGATATGCCCTTAATCCAGTAG cgAATTTCCACTTAAGTAATGGTGCTGTCCTCTGGAGAATTAACTGGCTAGGTGACATGTCAATGCGTGGTATCAACCAGTCATGTGGTATGATGGTGAactatcgctatttcttagagaGCACAGAGGAAAATAGTCGCAGATACCTAGAACTTCGAGAAATAACGGCATCCGAGGAAGTCAAAGAATGGGCCACACTAACATTGTGA
- the LOC117327932 gene encoding malonyl-CoA decarboxylase, mitochondrial-like isoform X3: MPGITITVPRCRSMNGGSDPSTVQDAESTSRFLESVFNSPEISVLSSEAKCHRFVKHYNDLNAEEKLIFLKVLSQQYSVNQDNVLLAAKGVTTAQGRGEAALLNSEERLRSVLVPRYQQLFQKIGRIEGGVKFLVNMRADILTRASTIHCEKEFARLKVLQSSIRELLTFWFSVGFLKLQRITWESSCDMVQKISDYEAVHPIRNWADLKRRVGTYRRCFVFTHKSMPKEPVVVLHTALTQDISTTIHSIIRTPSLGHVRQEVESPPAVEMEVESQAEEPSKISAAVFYSITSTQKGLQSVDLGNYLIKKAVQELQVEFPSIQKFSSLSPIPGFKDWLIMEINKSQKAESLSECVDQPLLYQSEIEKLREIVEPENANMMTVLKGVLQNHTWVSNEHVCQVLEGPLTRLCARYLYTEKRRGYALNPVANFHLSNGAVLWRINWLGDMSMRGINQSCGMMVNYRYFLESTEENSRRYLELREITASEEVKEWATLTL; this comes from the exons ATGCCAGGCATAACCATTACAGTTCCCCGATGCCGAAGTATGAATGGCGGGAGTGACCCGTCAACTGTACAGGATGCCGAAAGCACCTCCAGATTTTTAGAATCTGTGTTCAATTCTCCTGAAATCAGTGTTTTATCTTCAGAG GCTAAATGTCACAGGTTTGTCAAACACTACAATGACCTTAATGCAGAGGAGAAATTGATATTCCTAAAAGTCTTGTCACAGCAGTACAGTGTGAACCAGGACAATGTTTTGCTAGCTGCAAAAGGAGTCACCACAGCACAG GGAAGAGGGGAAGCAGCTTTACTGAACTCGGAGGAGAGGTTACGCAGCGTTCTCGTACCTCGTTACCAACAGCTGTTCCAAAAGATTGGCAGGATTGAGGGCGGAGTCAAATTTCTAGTCAACATGAGAGCAGACATACTG ACCAGAGCCTCAACGATCCACTGTGAGAAGGAGTTTGCTAGACTGAAGGTACTACAAAGCTCTATCAGGGAATTGTTGACATTCTGGTTCTCAGTTGGATTTCTCAAGCTGCAACGTATCACATGGGAGTCGTCTTGTGACATGGTTCAGAAG ATTTCAGATTATGAAGCTGTCCACCCAATAAGAAACTGGGCTGACCTGAAACGACGTGTAGGCACATATCGTAGATGTTTTGTCTTCACACACAAGAGCATGCCCAAGGAACCAGTTGTGGTTCTACACACAGCTCTCACACAAGACATATCCACAACAATACAT tCCATCATTCGTACACCATCTCTAGGCCATGTCAGACAAGAGGTTGAGAGTCCTCCTGCAGTTGAAATGGAGGTTGAGTCTCAGGCAGAGGAACCATCAAAAATATCTGCTGCTGTGTTCTACTCCATCACCTCTACACAAAAAG GTTTACAAAGTGTTGACCTAGGTAATTATCTAATCAAAAAAGCAGTTCAAGAACTTCAAGTGGAGTTTCCATCAATCCAAAAGTTTTCCAGCCTTTCTCCCATACCTGGTTTCAAGGACTGGCTTATTATGGAGATCAACAAGTCTCAGAAAGCTGAAA GTCTGTCTGAATGTGTAGACCAACCGCTGTTGTACCAGTCAGAAATTGAGAAACTACGTGAAATTGTGGAACCAGAGAATGCTAACATGATGACTGTATTAAAGGGAGTATTACAAAATCACACCTGGGTGTCTAATGAACATGTGTGTCAGGTTTTAGAAGGACCTTTAACACGACTTTGTGCTCGGTATCTGTACACAGAAAAACGACGAGGATATGCCCTTAATCCAGTAG cgAATTTCCACTTAAGTAATGGTGCTGTCCTCTGGAGAATTAACTGGCTAGGTGACATGTCAATGCGTGGTATCAACCAGTCATGTGGTATGATGGTGAactatcgctatttcttagagaGCACAGAGGAAAATAGTCGCAGATACCTAGAACTTCGAGAAATAACGGCATCCGAGGAAGTCAAAGAATGGGCCACACTAACATTGTGA
- the LOC117327932 gene encoding malonyl-CoA decarboxylase, mitochondrial-like isoform X2, whose translation MTIMIILRKNELKEKCHEEHLKYMPGITITVPRCRSMNGGSDPSTVQDAESTSRFLESVFNSPEISVLSSEAKCHRFVKHYNDLNAEEKLIFLKVLSQQYSVNQDNVLLAAKGVTTAQGRGEAALLNSEERLRSVLVPRYQQLFQKIGRIEGGVKFLVNMRADILTRASTIHCEKEFARLKVLQSSIRELLTFWFSVGFLKLQRITWESSCDMVQKISDYEAVHPIRNWADLKRRVGTYRRCFVFTHKSMPKEPVVVLHTALTQDISTTIHSIIRTPSLGHVRQEVESPPAVEMEVESQAEEPSKISAAVFYSITSTQKGLQSVDLGNYLIKKAVQELQVEFPSIQKFSSLSPIPGFKDWLIMEINKSQKAESLSECVDQPLLYQSEIEKLREIVEPENANMMTVLKGVLQNHTWVSNEHVCQVLEGPLTRLCARYLYTEKRRGYALNPVANFHLSNGAVLWRINWLGDMSMRGINQSCGMMVNYRYFLESTEENSRRYLELREITASEEVKEWATLTL comes from the exons cATCTGAAATACATGCCAGGCATAACCATTACAGTTCCCCGATGCCGAAGTATGAATGGCGGGAGTGACCCGTCAACTGTACAGGATGCCGAAAGCACCTCCAGATTTTTAGAATCTGTGTTCAATTCTCCTGAAATCAGTGTTTTATCTTCAGAG GCTAAATGTCACAGGTTTGTCAAACACTACAATGACCTTAATGCAGAGGAGAAATTGATATTCCTAAAAGTCTTGTCACAGCAGTACAGTGTGAACCAGGACAATGTTTTGCTAGCTGCAAAAGGAGTCACCACAGCACAG GGAAGAGGGGAAGCAGCTTTACTGAACTCGGAGGAGAGGTTACGCAGCGTTCTCGTACCTCGTTACCAACAGCTGTTCCAAAAGATTGGCAGGATTGAGGGCGGAGTCAAATTTCTAGTCAACATGAGAGCAGACATACTG ACCAGAGCCTCAACGATCCACTGTGAGAAGGAGTTTGCTAGACTGAAGGTACTACAAAGCTCTATCAGGGAATTGTTGACATTCTGGTTCTCAGTTGGATTTCTCAAGCTGCAACGTATCACATGGGAGTCGTCTTGTGACATGGTTCAGAAG ATTTCAGATTATGAAGCTGTCCACCCAATAAGAAACTGGGCTGACCTGAAACGACGTGTAGGCACATATCGTAGATGTTTTGTCTTCACACACAAGAGCATGCCCAAGGAACCAGTTGTGGTTCTACACACAGCTCTCACACAAGACATATCCACAACAATACAT tCCATCATTCGTACACCATCTCTAGGCCATGTCAGACAAGAGGTTGAGAGTCCTCCTGCAGTTGAAATGGAGGTTGAGTCTCAGGCAGAGGAACCATCAAAAATATCTGCTGCTGTGTTCTACTCCATCACCTCTACACAAAAAG GTTTACAAAGTGTTGACCTAGGTAATTATCTAATCAAAAAAGCAGTTCAAGAACTTCAAGTGGAGTTTCCATCAATCCAAAAGTTTTCCAGCCTTTCTCCCATACCTGGTTTCAAGGACTGGCTTATTATGGAGATCAACAAGTCTCAGAAAGCTGAAA GTCTGTCTGAATGTGTAGACCAACCGCTGTTGTACCAGTCAGAAATTGAGAAACTACGTGAAATTGTGGAACCAGAGAATGCTAACATGATGACTGTATTAAAGGGAGTATTACAAAATCACACCTGGGTGTCTAATGAACATGTGTGTCAGGTTTTAGAAGGACCTTTAACACGACTTTGTGCTCGGTATCTGTACACAGAAAAACGACGAGGATATGCCCTTAATCCAGTAG cgAATTTCCACTTAAGTAATGGTGCTGTCCTCTGGAGAATTAACTGGCTAGGTGACATGTCAATGCGTGGTATCAACCAGTCATGTGGTATGATGGTGAactatcgctatttcttagagaGCACAGAGGAAAATAGTCGCAGATACCTAGAACTTCGAGAAATAACGGCATCCGAGGAAGTCAAAGAATGGGCCACACTAACATTGTGA